A window of the Caldalkalibacillus salinus genome harbors these coding sequences:
- a CDS encoding ABC-F family ATP-binding cassette domain-containing protein — MLTVNNVSLRYGDRKLFEDVNIKFTPGNCYGLIGANGAGKSTFLKIISGEIESQTGDVHLGPDERLAVLKQDHFEYEEYPVIQTVIMGHQRLYEVMKEKDEIYMKADFSEEDGIRAGELEAEFAEMNGWEAESDAAILLKGLGIPEELHTKKMADLSGAEKVKVLLAQALFGQPDVLLLDEPTNHLDARAILWLENFLIDFENTVIVVSHDRHFLNKVCTHIADLDYGKIQLYVGNYDFWYESSQLAQKMAQEQNKKKEEKVKELQNFIARFSANASKSKQATSRKKLLDKITLDDIKPSSRKYPYVNFTQNREVGNDLLLVEGLSKTIDGEKVLDNVSFRVNKGDKIAFVGHDDIAKTTLFKILMGEMEADSGTFKWGVTTSQSYFPRDNSAFFENNDLNLVDWLRQYSPEDQTDTFIRGFLGRMLFSGEEVMKKASVLSGGEKVRCMLSKMMLSGANVLLFDDPTNHLDLESIQSLNNGLVNYKGTILFTSHDHQFVQTIANRIIEITPNGLIDKEMSFDEYLEDEVLQEKIEDMYKGTA; from the coding sequence ATGCTAACTGTTAACAACGTGAGTTTAAGATATGGTGATAGAAAGCTATTCGAGGATGTGAATATTAAGTTCACACCGGGAAATTGCTACGGTCTCATAGGAGCAAACGGCGCAGGAAAATCGACGTTTTTAAAAATAATATCTGGCGAGATCGAGTCACAAACGGGTGATGTGCATCTCGGACCGGACGAGCGTTTGGCTGTCCTGAAACAGGATCACTTTGAATATGAAGAGTATCCTGTCATACAGACGGTCATCATGGGCCATCAGCGTTTATATGAAGTCATGAAAGAGAAAGATGAAATCTACATGAAGGCTGATTTTTCGGAGGAAGACGGTATACGCGCTGGGGAATTAGAGGCTGAGTTTGCTGAAATGAACGGATGGGAAGCAGAATCAGACGCAGCGATTCTTCTAAAAGGGCTGGGGATTCCAGAGGAACTCCACACGAAAAAGATGGCTGATTTAAGTGGGGCAGAAAAGGTCAAGGTTCTATTAGCTCAAGCGCTATTTGGTCAACCTGACGTGTTACTACTAGATGAGCCGACGAACCACTTAGACGCACGTGCGATTCTATGGCTTGAGAATTTCCTTATTGATTTTGAGAACACAGTGATTGTCGTTTCCCACGACAGACACTTTCTTAATAAAGTGTGTACGCATATCGCTGATTTAGATTATGGTAAGATTCAACTTTATGTCGGAAACTATGATTTCTGGTATGAGTCAAGTCAATTGGCCCAAAAAATGGCACAAGAGCAAAACAAGAAAAAAGAAGAGAAGGTTAAAGAACTGCAGAATTTCATTGCACGATTCAGTGCCAACGCTTCTAAATCAAAACAAGCGACGTCGCGTAAAAAATTACTGGACAAGATTACGCTCGACGATATCAAGCCGTCATCTAGAAAATACCCGTATGTTAACTTCACTCAGAATCGTGAAGTCGGGAATGATCTATTGTTAGTTGAAGGATTGTCTAAGACGATCGATGGTGAAAAAGTATTAGATAATGTCAGTTTTCGAGTGAACAAAGGGGATAAAATCGCTTTTGTCGGACATGACGATATTGCCAAAACCACATTATTTAAAATCCTCATGGGTGAGATGGAAGCGGACAGTGGCACGTTTAAGTGGGGGGTGACAACGTCTCAATCGTACTTTCCACGAGATAATTCAGCGTTCTTTGAGAATAATGACCTCAATCTTGTTGATTGGTTACGCCAATACTCTCCAGAGGATCAAACGGATACGTTCATTCGAGGATTCCTGGGTAGAATGTTGTTTTCTGGTGAAGAGGTCATGAAAAAAGCGAGTGTCCTATCTGGTGGGGAAAAGGTTCGGTGTATGTTGTCTAAGATGATGCTCAGTGGTGCGAATGTTCTTTTATTCGATGATCCAACGAACCATCTTGACCTTGAATCGATCCAGTCACTCAATAATGGGTTGGTCAATTATAAGGGAACGATCCTGTTCACCTCACATGACCACCAATTTGTTCAAACGATCGCTAACCGTATCATTGAAATAACACCAAACGGTCTGATTGATAAAGAGATGAGCTTTGACGAATATCTTGAGGATGAAGTTTTACAAGAGAAGATAGAAGACATGTATAAGGGTACAGCTTAA